A single window of Sphingobacterium sp. ML3W DNA harbors:
- the rplI gene encoding 50S ribosomal protein L9, producing MEVILKQDIKGLGEQNDIVNVKPGYGRNYLIPQGFAMQATVSAKKVLAENIKQAQFKQDKIKKDATELATKLETVKLSIGAKAGETGKIFGKVNSIQIADALKAKGFDVDRRRITFEVEPKEIGEYLANLNLHKEVKVQVPFEVIAE from the coding sequence ATGGAAGTTATTTTAAAACAAGATATCAAAGGCTTAGGTGAGCAAAATGATATCGTAAATGTAAAGCCAGGTTACGGTCGTAATTATTTAATCCCGCAAGGATTTGCTATGCAAGCGACTGTATCAGCAAAAAAAGTTTTAGCTGAAAACATTAAACAAGCTCAGTTCAAACAAGATAAAATTAAGAAAGACGCTACAGAATTAGCTACTAAATTGGAAACTGTTAAGTTATCAATCGGTGCTAAAGCTGGTGAAACAGGTAAAATCTTCGGTAAAGTAAACAGCATTCAAATTGCTGATGCTTTGAAAGCTAAAGGTTTTGATGTTGACCGTCGTCGTATTACTTTCGAAGTTGAGCCTAAAGAAATTGGCGAATACTTAGCTAACTTAAACTTACACAAAGAAGTGAAAGTTCAAGTTCCTTTCGAAGTAATTGCTGAATAA
- the rpsR gene encoding 30S ribosomal protein S18, which yields MANENIQYVTAPKVEDNRKKYCRFKKNGIKYIDYKDANFLMKFVNDQGKILPRRLTGTSLKFQRKVAQAVKRARHIGLLPYLADSLK from the coding sequence ATGGCTAACGAAAATATCCAGTACGTAACTGCCCCTAAAGTAGAGGACAATCGTAAAAAATATTGCCGTTTCAAAAAGAATGGTATCAAATACATCGATTATAAAGACGCTAACTTTTTGATGAAATTCGTGAATGATCAAGGTAAAATCTTACCTCGTCGTTTAACTGGTACATCATTGAAATTCCAACGTAAAGTAGCTCAAGCGGTTAAACGTGCTCGTCACATCGGCTTGTTACCTTACTTAGCTGATTCATTAAAATAA
- the rpsF gene encoding 30S ribosomal protein S6, with product MQQYESVIVLTPLLSEDAAKETIAKFKNILTEGGAEIVAEDNWGLKKLAYPIQKKSTGFYHLTEFKAPGELINKLEVEYKRDERVMRFLTIALDKHAKAYSEKKRSGAFNKKAETKTEEGSN from the coding sequence ATGCAACAGTACGAATCTGTAATCGTTCTTACCCCGTTGCTTTCTGAAGATGCTGCGAAAGAAACAATCGCAAAATTCAAAAACATCTTAACAGAAGGCGGAGCCGAAATTGTCGCTGAAGACAATTGGGGTTTGAAAAAATTAGCGTATCCAATCCAGAAAAAATCAACTGGGTTTTATCACTTAACTGAATTCAAGGCTCCAGGAGAATTAATCAATAAATTAGAGGTTGAATACAAACGTGATGAGCGTGTTATGCGTTTCTTAACTATTGCTTTAGACAAACATGCTAAAGCTTACAGCGAGAAAAAACGTAGCGGTGCATTCAACAAAAAAGCGGAAACTAAAACTGAGGAGGGATCAAACTAA
- the dapA gene encoding 4-hydroxy-tetrahydrodipicolinate synthase, whose protein sequence is MNELHGAGVALVTPFNADGTVDFDSLAKLIEYQIDSGMNYLVSLGTTGEVATLSKDERKRIWDFTVKQVNARIPLVAGIGGNNTAEIVEQIKDFDPTGFCAILSVSPYYNKPVQEGIYQHYKAIAEASPLPIILYNVPGRTGSNMTPETTVRLAKDFKNIVATKEASGNFAQFSEILRDKPADFLLISGDDPATLPMMALGAVGIISVVGNAYPAQVSQLAALCATGDFVEARSVHNALLEITDLCFVDGNPCGVKYILQEQGLGQDHVRLPLIPVSAKTRTAIQAEMQKLK, encoded by the coding sequence ATGAACGAGCTTCATGGAGCTGGTGTAGCATTAGTTACACCTTTCAACGCAGATGGAACAGTTGATTTTGATTCTTTAGCAAAGCTAATTGAATATCAAATCGACTCCGGTATGAATTATTTAGTCTCTTTAGGTACTACTGGGGAAGTGGCAACTTTATCTAAAGATGAGCGAAAGCGTATCTGGGATTTCACTGTCAAACAAGTGAATGCTCGCATTCCATTAGTTGCGGGTATCGGCGGAAACAACACTGCCGAAATCGTTGAGCAGATCAAAGACTTTGATCCAACAGGTTTCTGCGCTATTCTATCTGTATCTCCTTATTACAACAAACCAGTACAAGAAGGAATTTATCAGCATTACAAAGCGATAGCAGAGGCATCCCCTCTTCCGATTATTCTGTATAATGTACCTGGACGTACAGGAAGTAACATGACCCCAGAAACAACAGTACGTTTAGCTAAAGACTTTAAAAATATAGTCGCAACAAAAGAAGCGTCTGGTAATTTTGCTCAATTCAGTGAAATTTTGAGAGACAAGCCTGCAGATTTTTTATTGATATCAGGTGATGACCCCGCCACATTACCTATGATGGCTTTAGGCGCAGTAGGTATTATTTCGGTAGTTGGCAATGCATACCCTGCACAAGTATCCCAATTAGCTGCATTATGTGCTACCGGAGATTTTGTGGAAGCTAGATCGGTGCATAATGCGCTATTAGAAATAACGGATCTTTGTTTTGTTGATGGCAATCCATGCGGTGTCAAATATATCCTACAGGAACAAGGGTTGGGTCAAGACCACGTACGTCTACCATTAATTCCGGTATCAGCTAAAACACGAACTGCTATACAAGCCGAAATGCAAAAACTAAAATAA
- the ligA gene encoding NAD-dependent DNA ligase LigA has product MSSMDIEQKITSLTQELNHYNYQYYVLAQSLISDYDFDHKMKELEALEAQYPEFADPNSPTQRVGGDVTTKFETVRHRWPMLSLGNTYNQDDLRDFDLRVRKLIGDNFEYICELKFDGLSISLTYQNGKLSKAVTRGDGTQGDVVTNNVKTIRSIPIHLKKGHYPEEFEIRGEIFMHKTAFLRLNAEREENEEQTYANPRNFAAGTIKLQDSAEVAKRPLDCFLYFLYCDNRNKLFHNHWESLQAVKEWGFHVCEHTQKCQTLDDVFSFIDYWNEKRHDLSYEIDGIVIKVNDYGAQEELGFTAKNPRWAISYKFQAERVETQLESISYQVGRTGAVTPVANLKAVSLAGTTVRRASLHNANEIARLDLHEGDTVFVEKGGEIIPKIIAANEDKRLPDAKAYIYPTHCPECHTELIRQEGEAVHYCPNEDGCPPQIVGKMQHFIGRKMMDIEGMGDETVETFYKKGILKNVVDIYGLQDHQDQLQNLERFGQKSIDNMLKGIEKSKDKPFEKLLFALGIRHVGETIAKKLAHHFKNIDAIKAASIEEIATVQDIGIRIAESIHHYLHIPAHEEQIAQLKSYGLQFEIEEKEVILDSNTLTGQTFLISGVFALHSREQLAELIENNGGKMVSSISAKLSYLVAGDKMGPSKLAKAEKLNIKMIDEHELLAMINDKTSI; this is encoded by the coding sequence ATGTCATCCATGGATATTGAACAAAAAATAACTTCACTAACGCAAGAGCTAAACCACTATAATTATCAATATTATGTGTTGGCTCAAAGCCTTATTTCAGATTATGATTTCGATCATAAAATGAAAGAATTGGAGGCCTTAGAAGCACAATACCCTGAATTCGCAGACCCCAACTCTCCTACCCAGCGGGTGGGTGGAGATGTAACCACGAAATTCGAAACTGTTAGGCATCGTTGGCCTATGTTATCATTAGGCAATACCTATAACCAAGACGACCTTCGCGATTTTGACCTAAGGGTTCGTAAATTAATAGGTGATAATTTTGAATATATCTGTGAATTGAAATTTGATGGCTTATCCATCAGCCTCACCTACCAAAATGGTAAACTATCAAAAGCAGTTACACGTGGAGATGGCACACAGGGAGATGTTGTTACCAATAATGTCAAAACAATTAGAAGTATTCCAATTCATTTAAAAAAAGGTCATTACCCTGAAGAATTTGAAATCAGGGGAGAAATCTTTATGCATAAGACGGCCTTTTTACGTTTGAATGCCGAAAGGGAAGAAAATGAGGAACAAACTTATGCCAACCCACGTAATTTTGCAGCAGGAACAATTAAATTACAAGATTCTGCAGAGGTAGCTAAAAGACCTTTAGATTGTTTCTTGTACTTCTTATACTGTGACAATAGAAATAAACTATTTCATAATCATTGGGAAAGCTTACAAGCTGTCAAAGAATGGGGATTTCACGTTTGTGAACACACACAGAAATGTCAGACTTTAGATGATGTATTCTCCTTCATTGATTACTGGAATGAAAAAAGACATGATCTCAGTTATGAGATCGATGGTATCGTAATTAAAGTAAATGATTATGGCGCGCAAGAGGAACTGGGTTTTACAGCCAAGAACCCACGTTGGGCAATTTCCTATAAATTCCAAGCGGAGCGAGTTGAAACACAACTCGAATCAATCAGTTATCAGGTGGGCCGTACAGGTGCTGTTACACCAGTCGCAAATCTAAAAGCCGTTTCTCTAGCAGGAACAACTGTTAGAAGAGCTTCCTTACATAATGCCAATGAAATCGCAAGACTTGACCTCCATGAGGGGGATACCGTTTTCGTTGAAAAAGGTGGGGAAATAATCCCGAAGATCATCGCTGCAAATGAGGATAAAAGACTTCCGGATGCTAAAGCGTACATCTACCCAACGCACTGTCCAGAATGTCATACAGAATTAATCCGCCAAGAGGGAGAAGCTGTACATTATTGTCCTAATGAAGATGGTTGTCCACCCCAGATTGTTGGGAAAATGCAACATTTCATAGGGCGTAAAATGATGGATATCGAAGGGATGGGAGATGAAACAGTAGAAACGTTCTATAAAAAAGGAATTCTGAAAAATGTCGTTGATATCTATGGTCTCCAAGATCATCAAGACCAACTTCAGAACTTAGAGCGCTTTGGTCAAAAATCCATCGATAATATGTTAAAAGGAATTGAAAAATCAAAAGATAAACCTTTTGAAAAATTGCTTTTTGCATTAGGGATTCGGCATGTTGGAGAAACGATAGCAAAAAAATTGGCACATCATTTCAAAAATATTGATGCTATCAAGGCGGCTTCTATAGAAGAAATAGCTACTGTTCAAGATATTGGAATCCGCATTGCTGAAAGCATACATCACTATTTACACATACCTGCCCACGAAGAGCAAATAGCACAACTAAAATCTTACGGATTACAGTTTGAAATTGAAGAGAAAGAAGTAATTTTGGACAGTAATACGCTAACTGGTCAAACCTTTTTAATATCAGGTGTCTTTGCACTTCATTCAAGAGAGCAGTTGGCAGAACTTATTGAAAATAATGGTGGGAAAATGGTTTCCAGCATTTCAGCTAAATTAAGTTATCTTGTCGCAGGAGATAAGATGGGGCCTTCTAAATTGGCGAAGGCAGAAAAATTAAACATCAAAATGATCGATGAACATGAACTATTAGCGATGATCAACGATAAAACTAGTATATAA
- a CDS encoding glycosyltransferase family 2 protein: MKNYPKVAVVILNWNGRFFLEKFLPSVYNSSYPNIEFVIGDNASTDDSLAFVSASYPKITLLENEQNFGFAGGYNHILSRIEADYYVLLNSDVEVTPNWIEPVIEMLERDEKLVAAQPKILAFHNKAKFEHAGAAGGYLDRYGFPFCCGRIMDKVEYDLGQYDDEKEIFWASGAALFIKSHAWKEAQGLDEDFFAHMEEIDLCWRLKRMGYRIGYCPDSTVYHVGGGTLNASNPQKTYLNFRNNLYMLQKNLAISQVFTIIFIRFWFDFAALVKFLLDRKFKDAWAVSRAHQSFFLNIFKNAKKRNNNLQLENKTGEYKKSIIADFYLDKKQKFSDLDQENFF, encoded by the coding sequence ATGAAAAATTACCCTAAAGTAGCTGTAGTTATTTTAAATTGGAACGGGAGATTTTTCTTAGAAAAATTTTTACCTTCTGTATATAACAGCAGTTACCCAAATATAGAATTCGTAATTGGAGATAATGCGTCTACAGATGACTCTTTGGCATTTGTAAGTGCATCATACCCCAAAATTACCCTATTAGAAAACGAGCAGAATTTCGGTTTTGCTGGCGGCTATAACCATATTTTGTCAAGAATCGAAGCAGATTACTATGTGCTACTCAATTCTGATGTTGAAGTTACACCAAACTGGATAGAACCCGTCATCGAGATGCTAGAGCGAGACGAAAAATTGGTTGCGGCGCAGCCTAAAATACTTGCTTTCCATAATAAAGCCAAATTTGAACATGCTGGCGCTGCAGGAGGATACTTGGACCGCTATGGCTTCCCTTTCTGTTGTGGACGTATTATGGATAAGGTAGAATATGACCTTGGTCAATATGATGATGAAAAAGAAATTTTCTGGGCATCAGGAGCTGCATTGTTCATCAAAAGCCATGCGTGGAAAGAAGCACAGGGACTTGATGAAGATTTTTTTGCACATATGGAAGAAATAGACCTTTGCTGGCGCTTAAAAAGGATGGGCTATCGTATTGGATACTGCCCAGATTCAACAGTCTATCATGTAGGAGGAGGCACTCTGAATGCGAGCAACCCACAAAAAACTTATTTAAACTTCAGGAATAATCTATATATGCTACAAAAAAACCTAGCAATAAGTCAGGTTTTTACCATTATTTTTATTCGCTTTTGGTTTGATTTTGCAGCTCTAGTCAAATTTCTTTTAGATCGAAAATTCAAAGATGCTTGGGCGGTGAGCCGGGCACATCAATCTTTTTTCCTAAATATTTTCAAAAACGCTAAAAAAAGAAATAATAATCTTCAACTTGAAAATAAGACTGGTGAATATAAGAAATCAATAATTGCTGATTTCTATCTGGATAAGAAACAAAAATTTTCAGACTTAGATCAAGAGAACTTTTTTTAA
- a CDS encoding lysophospholipid acyltransferase family protein: protein MKQKALSALLYLIALMPFWLIFKVSDLFYYILYYIVRYRKNVIFDNLRNSFPEKSEEEIRAIAKKFYRFFPDLILECLKFKRISKDEVSRRLTLVDEHELTRHLDQNKTVIAATAHYANWEYGIHGLSTITDAPTLIVYKPLNNKTVDQVYNQVRTRFGAVMVPMKQIVRHLVKLRGKPSVSVFVADQAPTYSDSDYFLQFLNQETLVYTGLERISKMTNGPIVYCHIGRKEKRGYYFCKFTTLIEDPSAYSDKEITHIYNAFTENIIREEPQYWLWSHKRWKRKRRK from the coding sequence ATGAAACAAAAAGCATTATCAGCACTTTTATATCTAATCGCTTTAATGCCATTCTGGTTGATATTTAAGGTATCCGACCTATTTTATTATATCCTATATTATATTGTTCGATATCGTAAAAATGTGATTTTTGATAACCTAAGAAATTCATTTCCTGAAAAAAGCGAAGAAGAAATACGTGCAATAGCGAAGAAATTCTATCGCTTTTTCCCAGATCTTATTTTAGAATGTCTAAAATTTAAGCGCATTTCAAAAGATGAGGTCAGTAGAAGACTTACGCTTGTGGACGAGCATGAACTCACGAGGCATTTAGATCAAAATAAAACAGTAATTGCAGCTACTGCCCACTATGCCAATTGGGAATATGGGATCCATGGCTTAAGCACCATCACAGATGCACCAACACTTATCGTATATAAGCCCTTAAATAATAAGACCGTAGACCAAGTCTATAATCAAGTTCGCACAAGATTTGGAGCAGTTATGGTACCCATGAAGCAAATTGTAAGGCATTTAGTTAAATTAAGGGGTAAACCGAGTGTGAGCGTTTTTGTGGCAGATCAAGCTCCGACCTATTCAGATTCGGATTACTTCCTCCAATTCTTAAACCAAGAGACACTCGTATATACAGGTCTTGAGCGGATATCAAAAATGACCAATGGACCTATTGTTTATTGCCATATTGGGAGAAAAGAAAAAAGAGGATATTATTTTTGTAAATTTACCACATTAATTGAAGATCCATCTGCTTATTCAGACAAAGAAATCACCCATATTTACAACGCTTTTACGGAAAACATCATCCGCGAAGAACCACAATATTGGCTTTGGTCTCACAAAAGATGGAAAAGAAAACGTAGAAAATGA
- a CDS encoding WbqC family protein yields MSTHLLLTTCYLPPISYFHCIQQNPLPILIEKYDNFQKQTYRSRTRIATANGIQELIVPIQHSKSERSPMSHKRISYEFDWQRLHWLSLQAAYRNSAYFEYYEDDFAQFYNKKYDLLFDYNVAQLELLLKSLKLKRELSFTDEYFREVPNVVDLRDQIHPKKQSLLLNPKPYYQVFEEKNGFYPDLSIVDLLFSQGPQSKNYF; encoded by the coding sequence ATGTCAACTCATTTATTATTAACAACTTGTTACTTACCTCCAATATCATATTTTCATTGTATTCAACAAAATCCTTTGCCGATTTTGATTGAGAAGTATGATAATTTTCAAAAACAAACTTATCGCTCCAGAACGCGTATTGCTACTGCAAATGGAATACAGGAATTGATTGTACCTATTCAGCATAGCAAAAGTGAGCGTTCACCAATGTCCCATAAACGGATTTCGTACGAATTTGATTGGCAAAGATTACATTGGTTAAGTTTGCAGGCGGCTTATCGAAATTCAGCTTATTTTGAATATTATGAGGATGATTTTGCTCAGTTTTATAATAAAAAATATGATTTATTATTTGATTATAATGTAGCACAATTAGAGCTTTTGTTAAAATCATTGAAATTGAAGCGAGAACTTTCCTTTACTGATGAATATTTTAGAGAAGTACCCAATGTGGTAGACCTTAGAGATCAGATTCACCCAAAGAAACAGAGTCTTTTGTTGAATCCTAAACCATATTATCAAGTTTTTGAAGAAAAGAATGGATTTTATCCAGATTTAAGTATAGTGGACCTGTTATTTAGTCAGGGACCGCAGTCTAAAAATTACTTTTAA
- a CDS encoding outer membrane beta-barrel protein, whose protein sequence is MKRILATTFCLFLCFSVFAQTGVDTLHFRKVYYFGGTGMGFPMGKTKDVLSPKFSGSLGLDISLKNPKYYLYPALYTLSFDYKQKIQDNQYAFKVEDANANFYTLSLAGGVRKQLRLLNAYAYAGPGFGFLVEPRVHVDAVNNIAQIDNKKKFSFSGKLGVGADYRFNGFFLGMEIGYLHSFNKIQETPINIMTIMVGLKSDITRLGDKVIKVIGVDGSISGKEK, encoded by the coding sequence ATGAAGAGAATTTTAGCGACTACTTTTTGTTTGTTTTTGTGTTTTTCTGTTTTTGCTCAAACTGGAGTAGATACCTTACATTTCCGTAAGGTATATTATTTTGGTGGTACTGGAATGGGATTCCCTATGGGGAAAACCAAGGATGTTTTATCTCCTAAGTTTTCAGGAAGCTTAGGATTGGATATCTCGTTGAAAAACCCTAAATACTATCTTTATCCTGCATTATATACGTTGTCATTTGACTATAAGCAAAAAATTCAAGACAATCAATATGCCTTTAAAGTTGAAGATGCGAATGCGAATTTTTACACTTTATCATTAGCCGGTGGTGTTCGTAAACAATTGAGATTGTTGAATGCCTATGCCTATGCAGGCCCAGGGTTTGGCTTTCTAGTAGAGCCTAGAGTGCATGTAGATGCTGTCAATAACATTGCACAAATAGATAATAAGAAGAAATTTTCTTTTTCAGGTAAACTTGGGGTAGGTGCCGATTATCGGTTTAATGGTTTCTTCCTAGGTATGGAAATCGGATACTTGCATTCCTTCAATAAAATACAGGAAACGCCAATCAATATCATGACCATTATGGTTGGCCTCAAGTCCGATATAACACGATTGGGTGATAAGGTAATCAAAGTGATAGGGGTAGATGGCTCGATCAGTGGAAAAGAGAAATAA
- the ppk2 gene encoding polyphosphate kinase 2, which produces MADFNLEDFVNILNNKEVFQYLVDKKVIKEKKFLETYEYEKELHELQIQLTAVQNTVIAENKRVLIIFEGRDAAGKGGAIERLVEYLNPKKLRVVSLPKPTEEESNQWYFQRYFKQLPNAGELVFFDRSWYNRAVVEPVFGFCTEEQYKLFLKQVKEVEELLIQDGVILIKLFLTISKEEQAKRLEERKTDVLKQWKIGPLDKQAQEKWDTYSIYIKELFKNTSTKKTPWVEIETDNKKKARLEVFKIIINQISNQKIGKIEDIVKIYN; this is translated from the coding sequence ATGGCGGATTTTAATTTAGAAGATTTTGTAAACATCTTAAACAATAAAGAGGTTTTCCAATACTTGGTCGATAAAAAAGTAATCAAGGAAAAGAAATTTTTAGAAACATACGAATACGAAAAAGAGCTACATGAACTGCAAATTCAACTAACAGCAGTCCAAAATACCGTCATCGCAGAAAACAAGCGAGTATTGATTATTTTTGAAGGAAGAGATGCTGCCGGTAAGGGAGGCGCTATAGAAAGACTTGTCGAATACCTGAATCCAAAAAAATTGCGTGTCGTTAGCTTACCTAAGCCTACAGAAGAAGAATCTAACCAATGGTACTTTCAACGCTATTTTAAACAATTACCCAATGCTGGAGAGCTTGTTTTTTTTGATAGAAGCTGGTACAATCGTGCTGTTGTTGAACCCGTATTTGGCTTCTGCACAGAAGAACAGTACAAACTGTTCTTAAAACAAGTCAAAGAGGTGGAAGAACTATTAATACAAGATGGCGTCATCTTAATCAAGTTATTCTTGACCATTTCTAAAGAAGAACAAGCAAAAAGACTGGAAGAAAGAAAAACCGATGTCTTAAAACAATGGAAAATTGGCCCTCTTGACAAACAAGCTCAGGAAAAGTGGGACACCTACAGCATCTATATTAAAGAATTGTTCAAAAATACAAGTACAAAAAAAACACCTTGGGTTGAAATTGAAACCGATAACAAAAAGAAAGCTCGTCTTGAAGTTTTTAAAATTATCATCAACCAAATCTCGAATCAAAAGATCGGAAAAATCGAGGATATTGTGAAAATCTATAATTGA
- a CDS encoding DUF3050 domain-containing protein has product MEYIKNVNDYIATERDQLLAHPLYSKIKTLGDLQVFMQGHVYAVWDFMSLLKALQQKLTCTTTPWYPSAYPDTRYLINEIVVAEESDEYIDGRRLSHFEMYLDALEAIGGSTHEVNEFLNQVYKGSPIFEVIAESTLHSNIKEFLTFTFDIIENGSAHEIAAAFTFGREDLIPDMFSSILKEIQLNFPNANLEKLLYYFERHIELDADEHGPLAMKMIMELCGDDLGKWKEVEEVSKLALEKRIKLWDAIDATL; this is encoded by the coding sequence ATGGAATACATCAAGAATGTTAATGACTACATTGCTACGGAAAGAGATCAATTGCTTGCCCATCCACTTTATTCTAAAATAAAAACGTTAGGGGATCTTCAGGTTTTTATGCAGGGACATGTTTATGCAGTATGGGATTTTATGTCACTATTGAAAGCATTACAGCAAAAGTTAACATGTACTACTACACCTTGGTACCCTTCTGCGTATCCAGATACGAGATATTTGATTAATGAAATTGTTGTTGCTGAAGAATCAGATGAGTATATTGACGGTAGACGCTTAAGTCATTTCGAGATGTATCTTGATGCGTTGGAAGCTATCGGAGGGAGTACACATGAAGTTAATGAGTTCTTAAATCAAGTTTATAAGGGTTCTCCTATTTTCGAAGTGATAGCTGAAAGCACACTACATTCAAACATAAAAGAGTTTTTGACATTTACCTTTGATATTATTGAAAATGGATCAGCGCATGAAATAGCTGCCGCATTTACATTTGGGAGAGAAGATCTAATCCCAGATATGTTTTCTTCTATTCTCAAGGAGATTCAACTGAATTTTCCTAATGCAAATCTAGAAAAACTGCTTTATTACTTTGAAAGGCATATTGAATTGGATGCAGACGAACATGGACCACTGGCGATGAAAATGATTATGGAATTGTGTGGTGATGATCTTGGGAAATGGAAAGAAGTGGAGGAAGTGTCGAAATTGGCTCTAGAAAAGAGAATTAAATTATGGGATGCAATTGATGCAACGTTATAA
- a CDS encoding endonuclease/exonuclease/phosphatase family protein — protein MFFQYLQELWKSLMRRKDHVFLHEKQYELPDLLSGNFSVITYNVAGLPQVISSAKTNRSKSIAHIGVLLNSFDIAHIQEDFNYNHYLYQYGNLHPFRTISMGLAIFGDGLDCLSKYPLSNFKRIEWLNRTGSDRLTPKGFSCCTLHLGQGVELDFYNIHANSQDNKRAAQARRANYHQLAAYINKFSVGKAIIVAGDFNAHFSYAEDNLVDFMNKTQLSDSWVSLQHNHVAPTIDPLFLCLDIMDIDNKSESIDKVMFRSNDRLVLTPKRYQVEKADFVNEQGHALSDHWPISVIFDWKLNQ, from the coding sequence ATGTTTTTTCAATATCTTCAGGAATTATGGAAATCTTTAATGCGAAGAAAAGATCATGTTTTCCTACACGAAAAACAATATGAATTGCCCGATTTACTATCGGGCAATTTTTCTGTTATAACGTACAATGTCGCAGGGTTACCACAAGTTATTTCATCAGCAAAGACGAATCGGTCAAAAAGTATAGCACATATTGGTGTATTACTAAATAGTTTCGATATTGCCCACATCCAAGAAGATTTCAATTACAACCACTATTTATACCAATACGGTAACCTACACCCATTTCGTACAATCAGTATGGGGTTAGCCATATTTGGCGATGGGTTGGACTGTTTATCAAAATATCCACTCTCTAATTTTAAACGGATAGAATGGCTTAATAGAACGGGCTCAGATCGGTTGACACCAAAAGGGTTCAGTTGCTGCACCCTTCACTTGGGGCAAGGGGTAGAACTCGATTTTTATAATATACATGCCAATTCTCAAGATAATAAAAGAGCCGCACAGGCTAGGAGAGCCAATTATCATCAATTAGCAGCATATATCAATAAGTTTTCGGTTGGTAAAGCTATTATTGTCGCTGGAGATTTTAATGCTCATTTTTCATATGCTGAAGATAATTTGGTTGATTTTATGAATAAGACGCAATTAAGTGATAGTTGGGTTTCGCTCCAACATAATCATGTGGCACCAACCATTGATCCATTGTTTCTATGTCTAGATATAATGGATATTGATAATAAGTCGGAATCAATCGATAAGGTCATGTTTAGGAGCAATGATAGGCTTGTTCTAACACCAAAGCGATATCAAGTGGAGAAAGCAGATTTTGTTAATGAGCAGGGGCATGCGCTATCCGATCATTGGCCGATTTCAGTCATATTCGATTGGAAGTTGAATCAGTAA
- a CDS encoding FKBP-type peptidyl-prolyl cis-trans isomerase: protein MANATGYLKKLRLEAKKNLIEGEAFLKENGMRDCVVSLPSGLQYEIIVDGEGKTPKLTNSVKCFYKGTLINGTVFDSTEKRKKAASFPVNEVIPGWTEALQLMKEGSKWRLFIPSALGYGELSVSKEIGGNATLIFEVELVSIH, encoded by the coding sequence ATGGCTAACGCAACAGGATATTTAAAAAAGCTACGCTTAGAAGCTAAAAAAAATTTAATTGAGGGAGAAGCATTCTTAAAGGAGAATGGCATGCGCGATTGCGTAGTAAGCTTACCTTCGGGGTTACAATATGAAATCATTGTGGATGGAGAGGGAAAGACCCCAAAATTAACAAATAGTGTTAAGTGTTTTTATAAGGGGACCTTAATCAATGGTACAGTTTTCGATTCAACAGAGAAGCGTAAAAAGGCAGCTTCATTTCCTGTTAACGAAGTCATACCAGGATGGACGGAGGCTCTGCAATTAATGAAAGAGGGAAGTAAGTGGCGTTTGTTTATTCCATCGGCACTTGGATATGGAGAATTGAGTGTTTCAAAAGAGATTGGTGGGAATGCTACTTTGATATTTGAAGTGGAGCTTGTATCCATTCACTAG